From one Lycium ferocissimum isolate CSIRO_LF1 chromosome 7, AGI_CSIRO_Lferr_CH_V1, whole genome shotgun sequence genomic stretch:
- the LOC132064538 gene encoding uncharacterized protein LOC132064538, which produces MNMSELGSERSNPWNNIHTSSEPSPSQTQVTRGGQWKNFGTSMDAICFGFVATAILISMFLIMAIFEHLFKPSPPFSSPRDSRHGSLELGPIQKRASSEMVQTRYSSDYTVLMPGQQYPTFIAKPTPLPCPRERVYWPSHEHSFPFS; this is translated from the exons ATGAATATGAGTGAGCTTGGGTCAGAAAGATCAAATCCATGGAACAATATTCACACAAGTTCAGAACCTAGTCCTTCCCAAACACAAGTCACTAGAGGAGGACAATGGAAGAACTTTGGGACATCAATGGATGCCATTTGTTTCGGCTTTGTTGCTACAGCTATCCTCATATCCATGTTTCTCATCATGGCCATCTTTGAACATCTTTTCAAGCCTAGTCCACCCTTCTCTTCGCCTCGAGATAGTAGACACGGTTCCTTGGAGTTGGGGCCGATTCAGAAACGTGCAAGTTCAGAAATG GTACAAACGCGATATTCGTCAGATTATACAGTTTTGATGCCAGGACAACAGTATCCTACCTTCATTGCCAAGCCAACTCCATTGCCTTGTCCAAGAGAAAGGGTTTATTGGCCTTCCCATGAACATAGTTTTCCCTTCTCGTAA
- the LOC132064539 gene encoding large ribosomal subunit protein uL3y, which produces MSHRKFEHPRHGSLGFLPRKRAARHRGKVKAFPRDDPTKPCRLTAFLGYKAGMTHIVREVEKPGSKLHKKETCEAVTIIETPPMVVVGVVGYVKTPRGLRCLSTVWAQHLSEEIKRRFYKNWCMSKKKAFAKYSKKYETDDGKKDINAQLEKMKKYCCVIRVLAHTQIRKMKGLKQKKAHLMEIQVNGGDVAQKVDYAYGFFEKEIPIDAIFQKDEMIDIIGVTKGKGYEGVVTRWGVTRLPRKTHRGLRKVACIGAWHPARVSFTVARAGQNGYHHRTELNKKVYRLGKAGQESHSATTEFDRTEKEITPMGGFAHYGVVKEDFLLIKGCCVGPKKRVVTLRQSLLNQTSRVALEEIKLKFIDTSSKFGHGRFQTTQEKAKFYGRLKA; this is translated from the exons ATGTCGCATCGTAAGTTTGAGCACCCAAGACATGGTTCCTTGGGATTTCTTCCAAGGAAAAGAGCTGCACGACACAGGGGCAAAG TGAAGGCTTTTCCCAGAGATGATCCAACAAAACCTTGCAGGTTGACAGCTTTCCTTGGATATAAAGCTGGCATGACTCATATTGTCAGAGAAGTTGAAAAACCAGGGTCAA AGCTCCACAAGAAAGAAACTTGCGAAGCTGTTACCATAATTGAAACTCCTCctatggttgttgttggtgttgttggataTGTGAAAACACCACGTGGCCTTCGCTGCCTGAGCACTGTCTGGGCTCAACATCTCAGTGAAGAAATTAAAAGGAGATTCTACAAGAACTGGTGCATGTCCAAGAAGAAGGCCTTCGCAAAGTACTCAAAGAAGTATGAAACTGATGATGGTAAGAAAGATATTAATGCTCagttggagaagatgaagaaatattGTTGTGTCATTCGTGTTCTGGCCCATACTCAG ATTAGGAAAATGAAAGGTCTCAAGCAAAAGAAGGCACATCTGATGGAGATTCAGGTTAATGGTGGGGATGTTGCTCAGAAGGTTGATTATGCTTATGGCTTTTTCGAGAAGGAGATTCCTATTGATGCTATTTTCCAGAAGGACGAGATGATTGATATCATTGGTGTGACTAAAGGTAAGGGGTATGAGGGCGTGGTGACTCGTTGGGGTGTGACCCGTCTTCCACGTAAGACTCATCGTGGGCTTAGAAAGGTGGCTTGTATTGGTGCTTGGCATCCAGCTAGGGTGTCATTCACTGTCGCCAGGGCTGGGCAGAATGGTTATCACCATCGCACTGAGTTGAACAAGAAAGTCTACAGGCTGGGCAAGGCTGGCCAGGAGTCTCATTCTGCCACAACTGAGTTTGACAG GACTGAGAAGGAGATCACCCCAATGGGTGGATTCGCTCACTATGGTGTTGTGAAAGAAGACTTTTTGTTGATTAAGGGCTGCTGTGTTGGACCAAAGAAGCGCGTTGTGACTTTGAGACAATCATTGTTGAATCAGACATCTAGGGTTGCATTGGAGGAGATCAAGCTCAAGTTCATTGATACATCCTCCAAGTTTGGCCATGGACGCTTCCAGACTACACAGGAGAAGGCAAAATTCTATGGACGTCTTAAAGCTTAA
- the LOC132064537 gene encoding MACPF domain-containing protein At4g24290: MALKLPAVEAAKVAIQSIGCGYDISLDLRLKYCKSYPNNSRLIEIDEDESRDVVLLGGISIPNVSKSIKCDKGELTRFRSDVLSFQQMSEQFNQEVSVNGKIPSGLFNTMFEFSGSWQRDAAYTKTLAFDGVFITLYSVALEKSQMVLCDYVKKEVPSTWDPAALARFIEKFGTHVIVGIKMGGKDVIYMKQQHSSSLLPADVQKRLKAMADKRFSGANEQGGIESQQAHQNEKFEIREHRLRFADPNISGSYAHKEDTVCICKRRGGSDNRGLMHNQWLQSVDQEPDVISMSFIPITSLLNGISGSGFLSHAINLYLRYKPPIEELHQFLEFQLPRQWAPVFSDLPLGPQRRNLNFASLQFSLLGPRLYVNTTPVDVGKRPVTGLRLYLEGRRSNRLAVHLQHLSSLPKIFQLEDDPNGNYRRESYDRKYYEKVQWKNFSHVCTAPVESDEDLNIVTGAQLEVGNYGFKKVLFLRLHFSTVMGATMVKHPEWDGSPGLARKSGLISTLISQHFTSVQKPPPQPADVNINSAIYPGGPPVPVQAPKLLKFVDTTEMTRGPQEPPGYWVVSGARLMVEKGRILVRVKYSLLTVIQPDDEISE; the protein is encoded by the exons ATGGCGTTGAAGTTACCTGCTGTTGAAGCAGCTAAGGTTGCTATTCAGTCAATAGGATGTGGATATGATATATCATTGGATTTGAGGTTAAAGTATTGTAAAAGTTATCCGAATAACAGTCGTTTAATCGAAATTGATGAAGATGAGAGTAGGGACGTTGTGCTTCTTGGTGGTATTTCGATACCTAATGTGTCGAAATCTATTAAATGTGATAAAGGAGAACTTACGCGGTTTCGTTCTGATGTTCTTTCTTTCCAGCAG ATGTCAGAGCAGTTCAATCAGGAAGTATCCGTGAATGGTAAAATTCCTTCAGGGCTCTTCAATACTATGTTCGAGTTTTCTGGTTCTTGGCAGAGGGATGCAGCGTATACTAAAACCCTTGCTTTTGATGGTGTGTTCATCACATTGTACTCTGTTGCTTTAgaaaaatctcaaatggtgcTGTGTGATTATGTTAAAAAGGAAGTTCCATCAACATGGGATCCTGCGGCATTAGCAAG GTTTATTGAAAAATTTGGTACTCATGTCATTGTTGGTATAAAGATGGGGGGAAAAGATGTAATATATATGAAACAGCAGCACTCCTCGTCCCTTCTGCCTGCTGATGTGCAAAAGCGTTTGAAGGCAATGGCAGATAAGAGGTTTTCAGGTGCAAATGAACAAGGCGGAATAGAATCGCAGCAGGCACATCAGAATGAGAAG TTTGAAATCAGGGAGCACCGACTGAGGTTCGCTGATCCCAATATATCTGGTTCATATGCACATAAGGAG GATACTGTTTGTATTTGCAAGAGGAGAGGTGGAAGTGATAACAGAGGCCTGATGCATAATCAGTGGTTACAAAGTGTGGATCAGGAGCCTGATGTGATCTCAATGTCTTTCATTCCTATAACTTCACTGTTGAATGGCATCTCAGGAAGTGGATTTTTAAGTCATGCTATAAATCTGTACTTACGCT ATAAACCACCAATTGAAGAGCTTCACCAATTTTTGGAATTTCAACTGCCAAGGCAGTGGGCACCAGTCTTCAGTGATCTTCCACTTGGTCCACAGAGAAGGAATTTAAATTTTGCATCTTTGCAGTTTAGTTTACTGGGCCCCAGGCTTTACGTGAACACCACTCCT GTTGATGTTGGCAAGAGGCCGGTGACTGGGCTTCGTTTGTACCTTGAAGGTAGGAGGAGTAACCGCTTAGCTGTCCATTTGCAGCATCTTTCATCTCTTCCTAAAATCTTCCAACTTGAAGATGATCCAAATGGCAATTATCGTCGAGAATCATATGATCGCAAATACTATGAAAAAGTTCAATGGAAGAACTTTTCTCATGTCTGCACTGCTCCTGTTGAATCTGATGAAGATCTTAACATAGTTACTGGAGCACAACTGGAAGTAGGGAACTACGGGTTTAAAAAGGTGCTCTTTCTGAGACTCCATTTCTCGACTGTCATGGGAGCTACTATGGTAAAGCACCCTGAGTGGGATGGTTCCCCTGGGTTGGCCCGCAAATCTGGACTGATATCAACTCTCATTAGCCAGCACTTTACATCAGTACAGAAGCCACCTCCGCAGCCAGCTGATGTGAACATAAATTCTGCCATTTACCCCGGTGGTCCTCCTGTTCCCGTCCAAGCCCCGAAGCTCTTGAAATTTGTCGATACTACTGAGATGACTCGAGGACCACAGGAACCTCCTGGTTATTGGGTTGTTTCAGGTGCAAGGCTTATGGTTGAGAAAGGAAGGATCTTGGTGAGGGTCAAATATTCCTTGCTAACTGTAATACAACCGGATGATGAAATATCAGAGTAG